GCCGATCCAGGTGACCGCGAACGCGAACGCGATGGTCAGCAGGCAGGCCGCAAGCGTGGACAGCGGATCGGTGCCGATCCGGAAGCCGATCGCGTAGCCGAACGCGAGCAGCACGGAGATCGAGACCACGAACCGGACCAGGTCGCCGACCACGGAGCCGACGAGCGGCGCGGACCTGGCGATCGGCAGGCTGCGGAACCTGTCGAAGACGCCCTTCTCGATGTCGGTGTTGAGGCTGACGCCTGTCGCGATGGACGCGAACAGCACGGTCTGCACCATGATCGCCGGCAGGAGGAACTGGAGGTAGGCGTGCTGCGAGCCGGAGATCGCGCCGCCCAGCAGGTAGACGAAGATCAGCACGAAGACGATCGGCTGGAGCGTCACGTCGAGCAGTTGCTCGGGCGTGCGCAGCGTCTTGATCAGACTGCGTCTGGCGAGCGCGAGGCTGTGCCGGGCCAGCCCGAACGGGCGGGAGCCGGCCCGGGGCGCGCTGGTGCGGGGCGGCGTGGCCGCCGTGCGGGTGATCGTGGTCATGCGGCCACCTCCATGGGTTCCCCGGCGCCGTGGCCGGTCAACGTGAAGAACACCTCGTCGAGACTGGGGAGGCGCAACGCCAGCTCCACCACGCCGATGCCGGCGTCGTCGAGCCGGCGGACCACCGCGGTGAACGTGGCGTCGTCGTCCACCGGCACGGTGAGCAGGCCGGGTCGGGGCAGTTCCGGATCGGTCCCGGTGCTGGCCCGCAGGATGTCGGCGACGTCGCCGATCCGGTCCGGCTCGGTCGG
The genomic region above belongs to Micromonospora sp. WMMD1128 and contains:
- a CDS encoding ABC transporter permease: MTTITRTAATPPRTSAPRAGSRPFGLARHSLALARRSLIKTLRTPEQLLDVTLQPIVFVLIFVYLLGGAISGSQHAYLQFLLPAIMVQTVLFASIATGVSLNTDIEKGVFDRFRSLPIARSAPLVGSVVGDLVRFVVSISVLLAFGYAIGFRIGTDPLSTLAACLLTIAFAFAVTWIGVLLGMVMRSPGAVQGTAFLVLFPLTFGTNMMVPTDTLPGWLQWWVGVNPVADVMEAARGLMIGGPVAGPVTRSLLWTVAIIAVCAPLAVRAYRRRA